In Helicobacter mastomyrinus, the sequence GGAAGTGATGGTGGCACGACACAAGAAGTAGCACAGAGAATCGCCGATAAATTGGGTGATTGTGAAGTATTTGATGTGGCTAAGGCTAAAGCTGATGATATAAAAGGCTTTAGCAATCTTATTTTGGCTACACCTACTTATGGTTCAGGTGATTTGCAAGATGATTGGGATAGTTTTCTTTCAGGCTTAGATGAGGGGGTATTCGCGGGGAAAACTATCGCGCTTGTGGGCGTTGGCGACCAAGAAGTATATAGTGATACATTCTGCAATGGTATCGCTGCGATTTATCAAAAAGTATCAAAGCAAGGCAAAATCATTGGGCAAACAAGCACAGATGGCTATACTTATGATGATAGCGAAGCGGTGGTAAATGGCAAGTTCGTGGGGCTTATCATCGATGAGGTGAATCAAGAGGATTTAAGCAATGATAGAATCCAAAATTGGGTAAATACTATCAAAGGTGCTTTTGCTTAAGATTTGCTTATAACTGCGCTTTACACTTCGTGCTCTATAGTTTTCTTGGGCAGTGCAAATATCTTTTCGCATTTATGTAGCCATAAGGCAGATTCTGTAAGGACAAAATGTATTAGTTTATGGCTAAGACGTTACCTTAGAAATTTATTAGGTGAGTTTTTAAAGGTTAGATTCTTATGGCTACATTATCGTGATAGAATTTTGTATATTAATTTTCTTTATCCCCACCCCCATTTTTTGTTACTCTGAGCGTTTTGTATGGCAAATATCTTATATAGTCTTATTGCTTCTAAGCCTATGCCAGAAAGCCAAGTGCCAGAGCAGATTATAAATTATGAAATAAACGACATAAACGGATGGCTATCTCCTAGAAGTTATGAATCGACAATGTAGATTTTCATTTTTGTTATTCTCAAAAAGTGAGGGCGTTTATCCAATACTTAATTTAAGCTTTAAGTGGAGGATATTTAAATTGTCTTGAAGTTGCTTTGATATGGTAGAATCTCTCACCCAAATATCAAAGGATAAAAATGAAATTTGTCATTTATGGCTTTATGTTGTGTGTGTGTGTTGCTAGCATATATGCTGAAATAGTCGCTGGTGTGGCTTTACGGGTGAATGGACACGCAATTACATTATATGAGATTCAATCTTTGCAGGCACAACGTAAAATCTCTAGGCAGGCAGCTATTGACTTTCTAATTAATGAGCGATTAAAAGATGATGAAATCGAACGTTTTAAAATCAATGTAGATGATTTTAAAATTGATGAGGAAATTGCGCTAATTGCTGCAAATG encodes:
- a CDS encoding flavodoxin; this encodes MQKVGLFYGSDGGTTQEVAQRIADKLGDCEVFDVAKAKADDIKGFSNLILATPTYGSGDLQDDWDSFLSGLDEGVFAGKTIALVGVGDQEVYSDTFCNGIAAIYQKVSKQGKIIGQTSTDGYTYDDSEAVVNGKFVGLIIDEVNQEDLSNDRIQNWVNTIKGAFA